From the genome of Lineus longissimus chromosome 8, tnLinLong1.2, whole genome shotgun sequence, one region includes:
- the LOC135492933 gene encoding AP-2 complex subunit alpha-2-like — MPTVKGDAMRGLAVFISDIRNCKSKEAEIKRINKELANIRSKFKGDKTLDGYQKKKYVCKLLFIFLLGHDIDFGHMEAVNLLSSNKYTEKQIGYLFISVLVSASSELMKLVIQSIKNDLSSRNPTHICLALQCVANIGSREMAEALMGDIPKLLVSGDTIDSVKQSAALCLLRLQRTSPDLVQMGEWTSRVIHLLNDQHMGVVTAAVSLIEALVKKNPDEYKGCVSLAVSRLSRIVTSSYTDLQDYTYYFVPAPWLSVKLIRLLQYYPPPEDPAVKTRLTECLETILNKAQEPPKSKKVQHSNAKNAVLFEAINLIIHMDSDPNLLVRACNQLGQFLQHRETNLRYLALESMCLLATSEFSHEAVKKHQETVINALKTERDVSVRQRAVDLLYAMCDRSNAEEIVSEMLSYLETADYSIREEMVLKVAILAEKYAVDYTWYVDVILNLIRIAGDYVSEEVWYRVIQIVINRDDVQGYAAKTVFEALQAPACHENMVKVGGYILGEFGNLIAGDPRSSPSVQFQLLHSKFHLCSGATKGLILSTYVKFINLFPEIKNQIQDILGHDNQLRNSDVELQQRSIEYLRLTSITTADVLATVLEEMPPFPERESSILAKLKKKKPSSVKEGGEGRPHPHPRAEMNNAESGAPAPPVTAVPPLQMSSPSTPGSATQSADLLGLGMPVTNQANTAPPQNNAALLVDILGNAGETPKNGMPNDTGGLGNSFNIDDDSFTRFISKNNGVLFENDLIQVGLKSEYRQNLGRFGMYYGNKTSFPLQEFSTDFTYPGDSNTELNVQLKPVPTLVEGGAQCQQLINIECIKEFKDAPILNVHFRYSGTPQNISIKLPVMVNKFLGPAEMKKEDFFLRWKQLNLPEQEAQSIFKAKFTMDQEQINAKLIAYGMTLLEGIDPNPENYVAAGILHTRDQQIGCLLRLEPNKQTQLFRLTLHSTKQLVSTQLCELLETQL, encoded by the exons ATGCCGACTGTGAAAGGAGATGCGATGCGTGGCCTTGCGGTCTTCATATCAGATATTAGAAATT GTAAAAGTAAAGAGGCTGAAATAAAAAGAATAAACAAAGAACTGGCAAATATAAGATCTAAATTTAAAG gtGATAAAACTTTAGATGGCTACCAGAAGAAGAAATATGTTTGTAAACTTCTGTTCATCTTCCTTCTGGGCCACGACATTGACTTTGGTCACATGGAGGCAGTTAATCTCCTCAGTTCGAATaaatacacagaaaaacaaatt ggTTATTTGTTTATATCTGTGCTGGTCAGTGCGAGCAGTGAGCTGATGAAGCTCGTAATCCAGTCAATAAAGAATGACCTTTCCAGCCGGAATCCAACCCACATATGCCTTGCCCTGCAATGTGTAGCCAACATTGGAAGTCGGGAAATGGCCGAGGCTCTCATGGGGGATATTCCAAAGTTACTTGTGTCTGG GGACACCATCGACAGCGTAAAACAGAGCGCAGCTCTCTGTCTTCTCCGGCTACAACGTACATCACCAGACCTGGTCCAGATGGGCGAATGGACGTCACGTGTCATCCACTTACTAAACGACCAGCACATGGGCGTGGTCACAGCCGCGGTCAGTCTTATAGAAGCCCTTGTGAAGAAAAATCCTGATGAATATAAAGGCTGCGTCTCTTTAGCTGTGTCAAGGTTGAGTCGA atcGTCACATCATCATACACTGACCTTCAAGACTACACTTACTACTTTGTACCAGCACCGTGGCTGTCAGTCAAGCTGATACGATTATTGCAATACTACCCACCTCCAG AGGACCCTGCCGTTAAAACGCGACTAACAGAATGTCTAGAAACTATTTTGAACAAAGCCCAAGAGCCGCCGAAATCGAAGAAGGTGCAGCACTCTAACGCCAAAAACGCTGTACTATTTGAAGCCATAAATCTAATCATCCACATGGACAGTGATCCTAACCTTCTAGTCAGGGCATGTAATCAGCTCGGGCAGTTCTTACAACATAGAGAAACTAACCTCAG ATACCTTGCCTTAGAAAGCATGTGTTTGTTGGCCACATCAGAGTTTTCCCACGAAGCCGTGAAGAAACACCAGGAAACAGTCATCAATGCATTAAAAACTGAACGGGACGTGAGCGTGCGACAAAGAGCGGTCGATTTACTCTACGCCATGTGCGACAGATCTAACGCCGAAGAAATCGTTTCTGAAATGTTATCATATCTGGAAACGGCTGATTATTCAATAAGAGAAGAAATG GTGTTGAAAGTGGCCATCTTAGCGGAGAAATATGCAGTCGATTACACATGGTACGTGGATGTCATCTTGAACCTGATCAGAATAGCGGGAGATTACGTGAGCGAAGAAGTCTGGTACCGAGTCATACAGATTGTTATCAACCGAGATGATGTTCAGGGCTATGCAGCAAAGACAGTATTTGAG GCATTACAAGCTCCTGCTTGCCATGAAAATATGGTGAAGGTTGGTGGATACATTCTTGGTGAATTTGGAAACTTGATAGCCGGAGACCCTAGATCAAG TCCCTCAGTGCAGTTCCAGTTGTTACACAGCAAGTTCCACCTGTGCAGTGGCGCCACCAAAGGCCTCATCCTCTCGACGTATGTGAAATTCATCAACCTCTTCCCGGAGATCAAGAACCAGATACAGGATATTCTCGGCCATGACAACCAGCTGAGAAACTCCGACGTGGAGCTACAGCAGCGATCGATCGAGTATCTGCGATTAACATCTATCACCACTGCTGATGTTTTG GCGACTGTCTTGGAAGAAATGCCTCCGTTCCCAGAGCGAGAGTCGTCAATTTTAGCcaaactgaagaagaaaaagcctTCGAGTGTGAAGGAGGGTGGTGAGGGGCGCCCACATCCCCATCCTCGCGCTGAGATGAATAACGCAGAGTCTGGTGCACCGGCTCCACCAGTGACTGCTGTG CCTCCCTTGCAGATGTCAAGCCCCAGCACCCCTGGTTCAGCTACGCAGTCTGCAGACCTTCTAGGTCTTGGTATGCCTGTGACAAATCAAGCCAACACTGCCCCACCACAGAACAATGCTGCTCTCTTGGTGGATATCCTTGGGAATGCTGGGGAAACACCCAAAAATGGAATGCCGAATGATACTGGTGGACTTGGCAATTCGTTCAACATTGATGACGATTCATTTACCAG ATTTATTTCCAAAAATAACGGTGTTTTGTTTGAGAATGACCTCATCCAGGTTGGTCTCAAGTCGGAATATCGGCAAAATCTTGGAAGGTTTGGAATGTACTACGGAAATAAGACAAGTTTCCCATTACAAGAATTCAGCACGGACTTCACTTATCCTGGCGACTCTAACACTG AGTTGAATGTCCAGTTGAAGCCAGTCCCTACACTAGTAGAAGGAGGTGCCCAGTGTCAACAGTTGATCAACATCGAGTGTATAAAGGAATTCAAGGATGCACCCATACTCAATGTACACTTTAG ATACAGTGGTACTCCTCAGAATATCTCCATTAAGCTGCCAGTGATGGTCAACAAGTTCCTCGGACCTGCAGAGATGAAGAAGGAAGATTTCTTTTTACGGTGGAAACAGCTTAACCT GCCTGAACAGGAAGCTCAGAGTATTTTCAAGGCCAAGTTTACCATGGACCAAGAGCAAATAAATGCTAAG TTGATAGCCTATGGCATGACTTTGCTCGAGGGAATTGATCCCAACCCTGAGAATTACGTAGCAGCGGGTATATTACATACACGAGATCAACAAATAGGATGTCTTCTCCGGTTAGAACCTAATAAACAGACACAG TTGTTCCGCCTGACTCTACACTCAACTAAACAACTTGTTAGTACACAACTGTGTGAATTGCTCGAGACTCAGCTGTAA